From Scleropages formosus chromosome 1, fSclFor1.1, whole genome shotgun sequence, a single genomic window includes:
- the LOC108933057 gene encoding uncharacterized protein LOC108933057 isoform X3, producing MMWLHIFQFLPPPIGPCQVLGGQPAVAMFFTWTAPCVFLLRLCILTQGQPFVTSLSEGKQMIRSPLIVRPQISSWLEVEHGRRVAVCSAVGGKPVASISWSTMGNFRGNQSSILNPDSTFTVDSRLALPENVSSDNLNCIVTHPCLGEAHIEKVSPSALKEGLAPVIAAQYSVLSIGTVILLCGILTSCCIIKKSVGKWSQRTRFFYIPQISRTQQSHLSSY from the exons ATGATGTGGCttcatattttccagtttttgccTCCCCCAATTG GTCCTTGTCAGGTTTTGGGAGGTCAGCCAGCTGTTGCGATGTTCTTCACCTGGACTGCCCCATGCGTTTTCTTGCTGCGACTGTGCATCCTAACACAAG GGCAGCCATTCGTCACCTCGCTatcagaaggaaaacaaatgatcaGATCACCCCTAATAG TCCGTCCTCAGATATCCAGCTGGCTGGAGGTAGAGCACGGCAGGAGAGTGGCTGTGTGTTCAGCCGTTGGGGGTAAACCAGTAGCCTCCATCTCCTGGAGCACCATGGGAAACTTCAGGGGGAACCAGAGCTCCATACTCAACCCTGATAGCACCTTTACTGTGGATAGCCGGTTGGCCCTGCCGGAAAATGTCTCCAGTGACAACCTGAACTGTATTGTCACCCATCCCTGCTTGGGAGAGGCACACATAGAAAAGGTCTCACCTTCAGCTTTGAAAGAGG GTTTGGCACCAGTCATTGCTGCACAGTACAGTGTCTTATCCATTGGTACTGTTATTTTGCTCTGTGGAATATTGACTTCATGCTGCATCATAAAGAAATCTGTGGGGAAGTGGAG CCAAAGGACCAGATTTTTTTACATACCCCAAATCAGCAGAACTCAGCAAAGCCATCTGTCATCATACTAG
- the LOC108933057 gene encoding cell surface glycoprotein CD200 receptor 1-like isoform X2, with protein MFFTWTAPCVFLLRLCILTQGQPFVTSLSEGKQMIRSPLIDYRNEVLDAGSSVDMACYNITQSKLIYTLWKLHMRGHTCDLRTDYLTENYENNCQDGKVLRSGTGRESHLHIPQFTLTDEGIYLCETAYWGGTYTAEITVSARVRPQISSWLEVEHGRRVAVCSAVGGKPVASISWSTMGNFRGNQSSILNPDSTFTVDSRLALPENVSSDNLNCIVTHPCLGEAHIEKVSPSALKEGLAPVIAAQYSVLSIGTVILLCGILTSCCIIKKSVGKWSQRTRFFYIPQISRTQQSHLSSY; from the exons ATGTTCTTCACCTGGACTGCCCCATGCGTTTTCTTGCTGCGACTGTGCATCCTAACACAAG GGCAGCCATTCGTCACCTCGCTatcagaaggaaaacaaatgatcaGATCACCCCTAATAG ATTATAGAAATGAGGTCCTCGATGCTGGAAGCAGCGTGGACATGGCGTGCTACAATATTACACAAAGCAAACTGATCTACACTCTGTGGAAGCTGCACATGAGAGGACACACGTGTGACCTGCGCACTGACTACCTAACAGAAAATTATGAGAACAACTGCCAGGATGGAAAAGTACTAAGAAGTGGAACGGGCAGAGAGTCCCATTTACATATACCTCAGTTTACACTCACAGATGAGGGAATCTACCTTTGTGAGACTGCTTACTGGGGAGGGACTTACACAGCCGAAATCACGGTATCTGCAAGAG TCCGTCCTCAGATATCCAGCTGGCTGGAGGTAGAGCACGGCAGGAGAGTGGCTGTGTGTTCAGCCGTTGGGGGTAAACCAGTAGCCTCCATCTCCTGGAGCACCATGGGAAACTTCAGGGGGAACCAGAGCTCCATACTCAACCCTGATAGCACCTTTACTGTGGATAGCCGGTTGGCCCTGCCGGAAAATGTCTCCAGTGACAACCTGAACTGTATTGTCACCCATCCCTGCTTGGGAGAGGCACACATAGAAAAGGTCTCACCTTCAGCTTTGAAAGAGG GTTTGGCACCAGTCATTGCTGCACAGTACAGTGTCTTATCCATTGGTACTGTTATTTTGCTCTGTGGAATATTGACTTCATGCTGCATCATAAAGAAATCTGTGGGGAAGTGGAG CCAAAGGACCAGATTTTTTTACATACCCCAAATCAGCAGAACTCAGCAAAGCCATCTGTCATCATACTAG
- the LOC108933078 gene encoding cell surface glycoprotein CD200 receptor 5-like isoform X2, protein MVLIQPDPPSVRHWSPEQFFALDSTVNIPCYNEPRKQIIYNIWNLKMKANNCCIAWHFNESQIDTCKDGKVLRNGTSGQPFLYIPRFTREDEGIYFCETAYLGGCHTAKIQVSAKIRPEISGKLVLHHDRKVAVCSAAGGKPAATISWSTIENVSDHHTATPNLDGTFTVERRLVLSNNVSHSNLTCIVTHPSLGEAHMEKILPSEDAVPWKWIGVSLASTGLIAFMLTGFFLARKHFSNFSTLLQRCCKFHNQLPAESQKKQDGEEMELCSSYVQRVNSIYKSSADLCNY, encoded by the exons ATGGTACTCATCCAACCTGATCCTCCTTCTGTGAGACACTGGAGTCCAG AACAGTTTTTTGCCCTGGACAGTACAGTCAACATACCATGTTACAACGAACCAAGGAAACAGATTATTTACAACATCTGgaatctgaaaatgaaagcaaataacTGCTGCATTGCTTGGCATTTCAATGAAAGTCAGATTGACACCTGCAAAGATGGAAAAGTGTTGAGAAATGGAACAAGTGGACAACCCTTTTTGTACATTCCTCGCTTTACACGTGAAGATGAGGGAATCTATTTTTGTGAGACTGCATACTTGGGAGGGTGTCACACAGCTAAAATCCAAGTATCTGCAAAGA TCCGTCCAGAGATCTCTGGGAAGTTGGTGCTACATCATGACAGGAAAGTGGCTGTGTGCTCGGCTGCTGGAGGTAAACCTGCAGCCACTATCTCCTGGAGCACCATAGAAAATGTGAGCGACCACCACACCGCCACACCAAACCTCGATGGCACCTTTACTGTAGAGAGACGCTTGGTCCTATCCAACAACGTTTCCCACAGCAACTTGACATGCATCGTCACTCACCCTAGCTTGGGAGAGGCACACATGGAGAAGATCCTACCTTCAG AAGATGCAGTTCCATGGAAATGGATTGGAGTCTCCCTGGCTTCCACGGGCCTTATAGCTTTTATGCTTACTGGATTTTTTCTGGCACGGAAACACTTCAGCAATTTTAG TACTTTACTCCAGCGCTGCTGCAAGTTCCATAATCAACTGCCGGCAGAGTCACAGAAGAAACAG GATGGAGAAGAAATGGAACTGTGTTCTAGCTACGTGCAACGTGTGAACTCCATCTACAAGTCCTCAGCCGATCTGTGCAACTACTGA
- the LOC108933057 gene encoding cell surface glycoprotein CD200 receptor 5-like isoform X1: MMWLHIFQFLPPPIGPCQVLGGQPAVAMFFTWTAPCVFLLRLCILTQGQPFVTSLSEGKQMIRSPLIDYRNEVLDAGSSVDMACYNITQSKLIYTLWKLHMRGHTCDLRTDYLTENYENNCQDGKVLRSGTGRESHLHIPQFTLTDEGIYLCETAYWGGTYTAEITVSARVRPQISSWLEVEHGRRVAVCSAVGGKPVASISWSTMGNFRGNQSSILNPDSTFTVDSRLALPENVSSDNLNCIVTHPCLGEAHIEKVSPSALKEGLAPVIAAQYSVLSIGTVILLCGILTSCCIIKKSVGKWSQRTRFFYIPQISRTQQSHLSSY, encoded by the exons ATGATGTGGCttcatattttccagtttttgccTCCCCCAATTG GTCCTTGTCAGGTTTTGGGAGGTCAGCCAGCTGTTGCGATGTTCTTCACCTGGACTGCCCCATGCGTTTTCTTGCTGCGACTGTGCATCCTAACACAAG GGCAGCCATTCGTCACCTCGCTatcagaaggaaaacaaatgatcaGATCACCCCTAATAG ATTATAGAAATGAGGTCCTCGATGCTGGAAGCAGCGTGGACATGGCGTGCTACAATATTACACAAAGCAAACTGATCTACACTCTGTGGAAGCTGCACATGAGAGGACACACGTGTGACCTGCGCACTGACTACCTAACAGAAAATTATGAGAACAACTGCCAGGATGGAAAAGTACTAAGAAGTGGAACGGGCAGAGAGTCCCATTTACATATACCTCAGTTTACACTCACAGATGAGGGAATCTACCTTTGTGAGACTGCTTACTGGGGAGGGACTTACACAGCCGAAATCACGGTATCTGCAAGAG TCCGTCCTCAGATATCCAGCTGGCTGGAGGTAGAGCACGGCAGGAGAGTGGCTGTGTGTTCAGCCGTTGGGGGTAAACCAGTAGCCTCCATCTCCTGGAGCACCATGGGAAACTTCAGGGGGAACCAGAGCTCCATACTCAACCCTGATAGCACCTTTACTGTGGATAGCCGGTTGGCCCTGCCGGAAAATGTCTCCAGTGACAACCTGAACTGTATTGTCACCCATCCCTGCTTGGGAGAGGCACACATAGAAAAGGTCTCACCTTCAGCTTTGAAAGAGG GTTTGGCACCAGTCATTGCTGCACAGTACAGTGTCTTATCCATTGGTACTGTTATTTTGCTCTGTGGAATATTGACTTCATGCTGCATCATAAAGAAATCTGTGGGGAAGTGGAG CCAAAGGACCAGATTTTTTTACATACCCCAAATCAGCAGAACTCAGCAAAGCCATCTGTCATCATACTAG
- the LOC108933143 gene encoding cytotoxin 10-like → MKVAMLAVSLLLVLACGEALKCNRCIGKGCRPTVETCSSDQDACCSVIFLPPMPTNYFRRCIRMTECLLLKQSRNINAVCCNRDRCN, encoded by the exons ATGAAGGTCGCAATGCTTGCCGTCAGCCTCCTGCTAGTCTTGGCTTGTG GAGAGGCACTGAAGTGTAACAGATGTATTGGAAAAGGCTGCAGACCCACTGTGGAAACCTGCAGTTCAGACCAGGATGCCTGTTGCAGCGTCATTTTCTTACCCCCCATGC CTACTAACTATTTCAGAAGATGCATAAGGATGACAGAGTGCCTCCTCTTGAAGCAGTCGCGCAACATTAATGCTGTCTGTTGCAACCGGGACCGTTGCAACTGA
- the LOC108933078 gene encoding cell surface glycoprotein CD200 receptor 4-like isoform X1 — MVTVWNFKTIYLLTVAFIWKSVNANCLHRPQGANFSFQPVCMSSKPWNEQFFALDSTVNIPCYNEPRKQIIYNIWNLKMKANNCCIAWHFNESQIDTCKDGKVLRNGTSGQPFLYIPRFTREDEGIYFCETAYLGGCHTAKIQVSAKIRPEISGKLVLHHDRKVAVCSAAGGKPAATISWSTIENVSDHHTATPNLDGTFTVERRLVLSNNVSHSNLTCIVTHPSLGEAHMEKILPSEDAVPWKWIGVSLASTGLIAFMLTGFFLARKHFSNFSTLLQRCCKFHNQLPAESQKKQDGEEMELCSSYVQRVNSIYKSSADLCNY; from the exons ATGGTTACCGTCTGGAATTTCAAGACAATTTATCTCCTCACTGTTGCTTTTATATGGAAATCTGTCAATG CAAACTGCCTGCACAGACCCCAGGGAGCAAACTTCTCTTTCCAGCCAGTCTGTATGTCTTCCAAGCCATGGAATG AACAGTTTTTTGCCCTGGACAGTACAGTCAACATACCATGTTACAACGAACCAAGGAAACAGATTATTTACAACATCTGgaatctgaaaatgaaagcaaataacTGCTGCATTGCTTGGCATTTCAATGAAAGTCAGATTGACACCTGCAAAGATGGAAAAGTGTTGAGAAATGGAACAAGTGGACAACCCTTTTTGTACATTCCTCGCTTTACACGTGAAGATGAGGGAATCTATTTTTGTGAGACTGCATACTTGGGAGGGTGTCACACAGCTAAAATCCAAGTATCTGCAAAGA TCCGTCCAGAGATCTCTGGGAAGTTGGTGCTACATCATGACAGGAAAGTGGCTGTGTGCTCGGCTGCTGGAGGTAAACCTGCAGCCACTATCTCCTGGAGCACCATAGAAAATGTGAGCGACCACCACACCGCCACACCAAACCTCGATGGCACCTTTACTGTAGAGAGACGCTTGGTCCTATCCAACAACGTTTCCCACAGCAACTTGACATGCATCGTCACTCACCCTAGCTTGGGAGAGGCACACATGGAGAAGATCCTACCTTCAG AAGATGCAGTTCCATGGAAATGGATTGGAGTCTCCCTGGCTTCCACGGGCCTTATAGCTTTTATGCTTACTGGATTTTTTCTGGCACGGAAACACTTCAGCAATTTTAG TACTTTACTCCAGCGCTGCTGCAAGTTCCATAATCAACTGCCGGCAGAGTCACAGAAGAAACAG GATGGAGAAGAAATGGAACTGTGTTCTAGCTACGTGCAACGTGTGAACTCCATCTACAAGTCCTCAGCCGATCTGTGCAACTACTGA